The following coding sequences lie in one Phycicoccus duodecadis genomic window:
- the nucS gene encoding endonuclease NucS, whose product MRMVIATCSVDYEGRLTAHLPLATRLLLVKADGSVLVHSDGGSYKPLNWMSPPCAMAEVAPDEAEAAEGVRAVWVVQHAKSEDRLRVRLHEVHHDSAHELGVDPGLVKDGVEAHLQRLLAEHITTLGEGYTLSRREYMTAIGPVDILCRDRDGAHVAVEIKRRGEIDGVEQLTRYLELMNRDPHLAPVTGVFAAQVIRPQARTLAQDRGIRCVVLDYEALKGADDTEHRLF is encoded by the coding sequence GTGCGGATGGTGATCGCGACGTGCTCGGTCGACTACGAGGGACGCCTCACGGCACACCTCCCCCTCGCGACCCGACTCCTGCTGGTCAAGGCCGACGGCTCGGTGCTGGTCCACAGCGACGGCGGCTCGTACAAGCCGCTCAACTGGATGTCGCCCCCCTGCGCGATGGCCGAGGTGGCTCCCGACGAGGCCGAGGCCGCCGAGGGCGTCCGTGCGGTGTGGGTCGTGCAGCACGCCAAGTCCGAGGACCGGCTGCGGGTGCGCCTCCACGAGGTGCACCACGACTCCGCCCACGAGCTCGGGGTCGACCCGGGCCTGGTCAAGGACGGCGTCGAGGCCCATCTCCAGCGGCTGCTCGCCGAGCACATCACGACCCTCGGGGAGGGCTACACGCTCTCGCGGCGCGAGTACATGACGGCCATCGGCCCGGTCGACATCCTCTGCCGCGACCGTGACGGCGCCCACGTGGCGGTCGAGATCAAGCGCCGCGGCGAGATCGACGGTGTCGAGCAGCTGACCCGCTACCTCGAGCTGATGAACCGCGACCCGCACCTGGCGCCCGTCACCGGGGTGTTCGCGGCCCAGGTCATCAGGCCCCAGGCCCGCACCCTCGCGCAGGACCGCGGAATCCGTTGCGTGGTCCTGGACTATGAGGCCCTCAAGGGGGCCGACGACACCGAGCACCGCCTCTTCTGA